From a region of the Methylomonas rapida genome:
- a CDS encoding RNA methyltransferase: MLSNFKVVLVETSHPGNIGAVARAMKNMGMDQLRLVTPKFFPHADATARASGADDVLRSAQVYESLVEAIKDCQIVLGASARDRTISWPSVTARECAEKWANDASRENIALVFGRENSGLKNHELDLCHYLLRIPCNPAYSSLNLAAAVQVVCYELYVTSGQEHVSSIGDRGEDPLATAEQMEAFYQHLQQTMADIGFLHPERSKSIMRRLRRLFNRTQLDTKELDILRGILRFSQNHNLK; the protein is encoded by the coding sequence TTGCTATCCAATTTTAAAGTCGTTCTGGTCGAAACATCGCATCCCGGCAATATCGGCGCCGTAGCGCGGGCCATGAAAAATATGGGCATGGATCAATTGCGTTTGGTCACGCCTAAATTCTTTCCGCATGCCGATGCGACTGCCAGGGCTTCCGGCGCCGATGATGTGTTGAGGAGTGCCCAGGTTTATGAATCCTTGGTGGAGGCTATCAAAGATTGCCAGATCGTTTTAGGCGCTAGCGCCCGTGATAGAACCATCAGTTGGCCATCTGTCACGGCCCGAGAATGCGCGGAAAAATGGGCAAATGACGCGAGCCGGGAAAATATAGCTCTTGTGTTCGGCCGGGAAAATTCCGGCTTGAAAAATCACGAACTGGATTTATGTCATTATTTGCTGCGCATCCCTTGTAATCCCGCCTATAGCTCCTTGAATCTGGCAGCGGCCGTGCAGGTGGTCTGCTATGAATTGTATGTCACCAGTGGTCAGGAACATGTCAGCAGCATCGGTGACCGCGGCGAAGATCCTTTGGCCACTGCCGAGCAGATGGAAGCTTTTTACCAGCATCTGCAGCAAACCATGGCCGATATTGGTTTCTTGCATCCGGAGCGGTCCAAATCGATCATGCGCAGACTCAGACGGCTTTTTAACCGCACTCAGCTAGACACCAAGGAATTGGATATTTTGCGCGGCATCTTGCGGTTCTCTCAAAATCACAACCTCAAATAG